One window of Leifsonia sp. AK011 genomic DNA carries:
- a CDS encoding NAD(P)-dependent oxidoreductase, translating to MIGFLGLGSMGTAMAGRLIETGHDVLAWNRSAGPAESLAGAAVASSAAEALAQPVSFSMLANDEAADAVLSVENIGDTPGRIHVNTASISMNLAGVLQQRFEAAGVRYVAAPVLGRPPVAAAGKLNILAAGAPDDLDAVLEYLEALGVRVWRLGEKPPMANAVKIAVNYNIIHALEAIGESVALVERQGIDPAEFTELLSSTLFTGVVYQGYGAIIAQQNYVPPGFTVTLGLKDLALAEEIADDGGVTLPTAPALRAVFERTLAEPDLAEADWAAIAEVARRDLH from the coding sequence GTGATCGGCTTCCTCGGACTCGGCTCGATGGGCACGGCGATGGCCGGGCGGCTCATCGAGACCGGTCACGACGTGCTCGCGTGGAACCGCAGCGCAGGGCCCGCGGAGTCGCTCGCGGGCGCCGCCGTGGCATCCTCCGCTGCGGAGGCCCTCGCGCAGCCGGTGTCGTTCTCGATGCTCGCCAACGACGAGGCGGCCGATGCCGTGCTGTCGGTGGAGAACATCGGCGATACGCCGGGGCGCATCCACGTCAACACGGCATCGATCAGCATGAACCTTGCTGGTGTTCTACAGCAGCGGTTCGAGGCGGCCGGCGTGCGCTACGTCGCGGCACCGGTGCTGGGGCGGCCGCCCGTCGCGGCGGCGGGCAAGCTCAACATCCTCGCCGCAGGCGCGCCGGACGACCTGGATGCAGTACTCGAGTACCTCGAGGCGCTCGGCGTTCGCGTCTGGCGCCTGGGCGAGAAGCCGCCCATGGCCAACGCCGTCAAGATCGCGGTGAACTACAACATCATCCACGCGCTCGAGGCGATCGGGGAATCGGTGGCGCTCGTGGAGCGCCAGGGCATCGATCCTGCCGAGTTCACGGAACTACTCTCGAGCACACTCTTCACGGGTGTCGTGTACCAGGGCTACGGCGCCATCATCGCCCAGCAGAATTACGTACCGCCGGGCTTCACGGTGACGCTCGGCCTCAAGGACCTGGCACTCGCGGAGGAGATCGCCGACGACGGTGGTGTCACCCTGCCGACGGCCCCCGCGCTTCGGGCCGTCTTCGAGCGCACGCTCGCCGAACCCGACCTCGCCGAGGCCGACTGGGCCGCGATCGCCGAGGTCGCCAGGCGCGACCTGCACTGA